In the Arachis ipaensis cultivar K30076 chromosome B10, Araip1.1, whole genome shotgun sequence genome, one interval contains:
- the LOC107622719 gene encoding uncharacterized protein LOC107622719 has translation MAVNDAMNVGSSTVSDPHKAEVMPDVLPEIKIYADENVRDCVFTSELGTSLKGKDEIKTDVEEVEIIVPSDTGVGENEDDSARSVRDAVNLDPQVAGGVVNLKEKDSAEFPSVLGQDDSPLGSNSVVITNASIRDVQLESAHVQFSNSSDAQTLLEKEEENTNSNILPTSVDRTEESPSAQALINDAAKEWNSPARYPTEMKREKWKAKSRPYWIQLVCSSSVDLQRRQKTVI, from the coding sequence ATGGCAGTTAACGATGCAATGAATGTTGGCTCGTCAACTGTATCAGATCCCCACAAAGCTGAAGTGATGCCAGATGTATTGCCTGAAATTAAGATATATGCTGATGAAAATGTGAGAGATTGCGTTTTTACATCTGAACTGGGGACTAGTTTGAAGGGAAAGGATGAGATCAAAACAGATGTTGAAGAAGTTGAAATTATAGTCCCTTCGGATACTGGTGTTGGTGAAAATGAAGATGACTCTGCAAGATCAGTTAGAGATGCAGTTAACTTGGATCCTCAAGTGGCTGGTGGAGTTGTTAATCTGAAGGAAAAAGACAGTGCCGAGTTCCCTTCTGTGCTTGGCCAAGATGATTCCCCACTTGGTTCAAATTCTGTTGTAATAACAAATGCTTCAATACGTGATGTACAGTTAGAGTCTGCTCATGTTCAGTTTTCTAATTCTAGTGATGCTCAGACTTTActtgaaaaggaagaagaaaatactaATTCTAATATCCTTCCTACAAGTGTTGATAGAACTGAAGAATCGCCTTCAGCTCAAGCTCTGATAAACGACGCTGCAAAAGAATGGAACTCACCGGCAAGATATCCTACGGAAATGAAGAGGGAAAAATGGAAAGCCAAGAGCAGACCATATTGGATACAATTAGTATGTTCCTCATCAGTGGATCTTCAGAGAAGGCAAAAAACTGTCATATGA